The bacterium genomic interval TTAAGTTTTATAAAATTTTTTCCCTTTTAATTCAAAATTCAACATTCAAAATTCATAATTTTATAAAGTTTTCCTTAAGATTATCTAAACACATACATTTTGTAAAGCGTTATGGAATCAACTATAATTTTTCAGAAATTGTTCTTTTAATCACAAAAAAAGTATAGACCTTTTTGGACAAATTGTCAATACAATTTACATTTTGTCCAGTAAGTTTTTCTTAATCTTTTCTTTATTAAGCACAGAAACATGGGAGATGCCAAGCTTTTTGCCTATCTCCCTTAAGGTATAGCCCTCTTTTAGAAAATTTGCCACCTCTCTTTCCCTTTGGGTTAATTTAAGATAAAAATTATATCCTCTATTTTTTCCCCAAATAAAGGTCTAGGGTAATTCAACTTTTGACTTATTTTTTTCTGCTCTTTTAAAAAGATGTTTAAGCGGCTCTCTACCCCCCCAATATCTTTTCTGCCTCTTCTCGGTAAGCATCCATAAGATGGGGAATGCCGGTAACCTTAGCACATTCCTCACTCAAAGACATAAGCTCATTGCGGGTAATTGAGCTAATCTTGAAGCATCTTGCACCTGCCATAAGTTGCTGAAGCCCTACCTTAATCTTTTGGACATAGCTGTAAATGCCAAGTGCACCAAGGGGGAGATTCTTCATCTCATCTTTGCCTAGCATATTGGCTACTTCCTCATAGCAAACGAAGATTTCATCTACTGTGCTGCCAAACTCGCTGACACTCCTTGGTAGATCATTTTTCTCAATCCATTCGGCAATATTCTTGCCCACCATTCCTGGAATCATTAAGGCTCTACCCATGCAGACTGCCTTGACAAAAGGAGCACCCAAAGCCAATGCCTTAAATACCCCATCTTCGCTGGAAAATCCACCGGCAAGAGCAATATCTGGCACCCTTTCGCCTTTATCTGCTAACTTCTTGCAAAATTCATAGGTAGCAGAATGTAAATAAAGGGAAGGCATACCCCATTCCTCCATCATCCGCCAGGGGCTCATCCCTGTTCCACCACCTGCACCGTCAATGGTAAGCAAATCAATCTTAGCTTTAGCTCCCCACTTTATCGCCATAGCCAATTCTCGCAAGCCATAAGCCCCTGTTTTTAGGGTAATTCTCTTAAATCCTATCTTGCGTAATCGTTCTACCTCATCATAGAATTCTTCTTCTTGGATAAAACCAAGCCGGCTATGCCGCTCAAACTCCTTAATCGCTTTATCCCTGAATGCTGCTTGAATAACTGGGTCTGATGGGTCAGGGGTAACAATGTATCCCCGTTTTTGTAATTCCTGTGCCCGCTCTAAACTCTTTACCTTAATTTCACCACCAATACACTTTGCACCTTGGCCCCATTTAAGTTCTATGGTCTCTAATCCATGCTTGCTATGGACATACTCAGCTACCCCAAGGCGTGTATCTTCTACATTCATCTGAACCAATATCTCACCATAGCCGCGATGATAGCGTTTATAGATTTCAATCCTTCTATCCATATCCGGGGCATTAACAATCTTCTTATTGGCATCTAATTCCAATTGTGGGTCAATACCACAAACATTCTCTCCACAGACTAATGTTACGCCACTGATTGCTGCACCAACCGCAAAGTGGTCCCAATTCCTACGAGCAATTTCCGTTGAACCAAGGGCCCCGGTAAAAATAGGAACCTGCATTTTAACCTTAATCTCCCAGCCATATTCGGTTTCGGTGTTTACCGCTGGAAAGGTTGCAGTATCAGGGTTTCCTGCCACACCTTGAGGTAGACCCTTTGCTCCCAAAGCATAGCCTTGAATATTAAGGTGGGAGTAATCAATAGGATAATTTTTGTCTCCCCCTGCGGTTATCTCGCCAAATGGCCCTGGATAGATTACCTCCCTACCCCTAAAGCTTGCTTTGAATACCTCGCAAT includes:
- a CDS encoding LuxR C-terminal-related transcriptional regulator, whose protein sequence is MWGKNRGYNFYLKLTQREREVANFLKEGYTLREIGKKLGISHVSVLNKEKIKKNLLDKM
- a CDS encoding FMN-binding glutamate synthase family protein, whose translation is MNLQQPNANDATQTSNRSRSVVPSSGLCSRCIDGCKGNCEVFKASFRGREVIYPGPFGEITAGGDKNYPIDYSHLNIQGYALGAKGLPQGVAGNPDTATFPAVNTETEYGWEIKVKMQVPIFTGALGSTEIARRNWDHFAVGAAISGVTLVCGENVCGIDPQLELDANKKIVNAPDMDRRIEIYKRYHRGYGEILVQMNVEDTRLGVAEYVHSKHGLETIELKWGQGAKCIGGEIKVKSLERAQELQKRGYIVTPDPSDPVIQAAFRDKAIKEFERHSRLGFIQEEEFYDEVERLRKIGFKRITLKTGAYGLRELAMAIKWGAKAKIDLLTIDGAGGGTGMSPWRMMEEWGMPSLYLHSATYEFCKKLADKGERVPDIALAGGFSSEDGVFKALALGAPFVKAVCMGRALMIPGMVGKNIAEWIEKNDLPRSVSEFGSTVDEIFVCYEEVANMLGKDEMKNLPLGALGIYSYVQKIKVGLQQLMAGARCFKISSITRNELMSLSEECAKVTGIPHLMDAYREEAEKILGG